A genomic region of Procambarus clarkii isolate CNS0578487 chromosome 88, FALCON_Pclarkii_2.0, whole genome shotgun sequence contains the following coding sequences:
- the LOC138359057 gene encoding TBC1 domain family member 5 homolog A-like: MPSGYEAKRSREVEKSVGEPPHSWKVVYEAGTEQLTSTCTHATRLVLELRDLSYKENVKELYITILEENMNKSNYRGQQVFNTATTEDSKYSTQQLQRTATSQHSNYRGQQLLNTATTEDSNYSTQQLQRTATIQHSNYRGQQLFNTATTEDSNYSTQQLQRTATIQHSNYRGQQLFNTATTEDSNYSTQQLQRTATTQHSNYRGQQLFNTATTEDSNYSTQQLQRTATTQHSNYRGQQLLNTATTEDSNYSTQQLQRTATAQHSNYRGQQLLNTATTEDSNYSTQQLQRTATTEDSNYSTQQLQRTATTEDSNYSTQQLQRTATTQHSKYSTQQLQRTATIQHSNQRGQELFNTATTEDSNYSTQQVFNTATIEQPSCPKRIA, encoded by the exons ATGCCATCTGGATATGAGGCCAAAAGAAGCAGAGAAGTAGAGAAGAGCGTAG GAGAGCCTCCACATTCTTGGAAAGTTGTTTATGAGGCAGGAACTGAGCAACTAACAAGTACATGTACACATGCAACGAGGCTCGTTCTTGAGCTGAGGGACTTGAGCTACAAGGAAAATGTGAAGGAACTGTACATCACCATACTGGAGGAGAACATGAACAAGAG CAACTACAGAGGACAGCAAGTATTCAACACAGCAACTACAGAGGACAGCAAGTATTCAACACAGCAACTACAGAGGACAGCAACTAGTCAACACAGCAACTACAGAGGACAGCAATTACTCAACACAGCAACTACAGAGGACAGCAACTATTCAACACAGCAACTACAGAGGACAGCAACTATTCAACACAGCAACTACAGAGGACAGCAACTATTCAACACAGCAACTACAGAGGACAGCAACTATTCAACACAGCAACTACAGAGGACAGCAACTATTCAACACAGCAACTACAGAGGACAGCAACTATTCAACACAGCAACTACAGAGGACAGCAACTACTCAACACAGCAACTACAGAGGACAGCAACTACTCAACACAGCAACTACAGAGGACAGCAACTATTCAACACAGCAACTACAGAGGACAGCAACTACTCAACACAGCAACTACAGAGGACAGCAACTACTCAACACAGCAACTACAGAGGACAGCAACTACTCAACACAGCAACCACAGAGGACAGCAACTACTCAACACAGCAACTACAGAGGACAGCAACTGCTCAACACAGCAACTACAGAGGACAGCAACTACTCAACACAGCAACCACAGAGGACAGCAACTACTCAACACAGCAACTACAGAGGACAGCAACTACAGAGGACAGCAACTACTCAACACAGCAACTACAGAGGACAGCAACTACAGAGGACAGCAACTACTCAACACAGCAACTACAGAGGACAGCAACTACTCAACACAGCAAGTATTCAACACAGCAACTACAGAGGACAGCAACTATTCAACACAGCAACCAGAGAGGACAGGAACTATTCAACACAGCAACTACAGAGGACAGCAACTACTCAACACAGCAAGTATTCAACACAGCAACCATAGAGCAaccatcttgcccgaaacgcattgcgtaa